One bacterium genomic window, AAAGATCGTATAAAAACTCTATGCAATTCCAAGAACCCGATTTCTCGTCAAGAATATAGCTTCCGCCGTGGTTTAGGGATGAACGTTTCCATAAGGTACACAGACAGGCTCTTTTATTTAAAGATTATGACTATTACAAAAAATTTTTTCCTGATGAGATTTCACAAATTAAATACTTATGGCCTGTTAATTAATTTTTTCCAATTCTTCTAAAATTTCGTCTACATGTCCTTTAATTTTGACATTTTTCCAAGTTTTTCTGACAATTCCTTCTTTATCAATGATAAAAGTAGACCTGATTATACCCATAAATAATTTCCCATACATTTTCTTCTCGGCCCACGCTTCAAATTTTTCAAGTAGTGCATGTTCAGGATCAGAAAGAAGAATAAAATTAAGACTTTGTTTTTCTTGAAATTTTTTGTGGCTTGCAATGCTGTCTGCACTTACTCCTATGACAACAGCTTTTGAAACCAGCCTGTTAAAATTATCCCTGAAATCGCAGGCTTCTTGAGTGCAGCCGGGCGTATTATCTTTAGGGTAAAAATACAGAACAATATTTTGTCCTGCAAAGTCAGACAGCGAAAAAGTTTTCTCGTTTCCTTCGGAATCTATTCCCTGCAATGTAAAGTCAGGAGTTTTTGTGCCTATTTCTATCATTTTAATTTTCCTTAAATATTATCTTTATTTTATTGATAAATTTATTCTTCCGACAACTGCCAAAGAGGCAATTTAGTTGTTTCATCTAAGCTTCTCACAAGGTTATCGCCTTTGGATTTTTGTATAACAAATTCTCCGGCATAAACAATTGTTTCTGGCATAAGGTGACCGCCGAAAGTTTTTCCTTCAGAATTAGAAAGTACTATATGAATATGGGCAAAAGGTTTTGCGTCTTTAATAGAAATATTGCCGGTACAGGAAACTATTTCAAGTCCGCCTTTTAAATTTTCTCCTTCCAGTATCCGGTATATTTGTTTGTCTTGAGAATAATATCCGACTTTAGCATGTTTTACAGCTCCAATAATATTTACTGTGCCTATATTGATATCATTTTCAAAGCAAAAATTATTAATTTGTTCCAATAAATCAGAATCATGTGGAATTCTTCCCATATATATTTTTTCTGTTTCGTATGAATTAGCCCAAATTTTTTCCAAT contains:
- the bcp gene encoding thioredoxin-dependent thiol peroxidase; this translates as MIEIGTKTPDFTLQGIDSEGNEKTFSLSDFAGQNIVLYFYPKDNTPGCTQEACDFRDNFNRLVSKAVVIGVSADSIASHKKFQEKQSLNFILLSDPEHALLEKFEAWAEKKMYGKLFMGIIRSTFIIDKEGIVRKTWKNVKIKGHVDEILEELEKIN
- a CDS encoding PPC domain-containing DNA-binding protein — its product is MEKIWANSYETEKIYMGRIPHDSDLLEQINNFCFENDINIGTVNIIGAVKHAKVGYYSQDKQIYRILEGENLKGGLEIVSCTGNISIKDAKPFAHIHIVLSNSEGKTFGGHLMPETIVYAGEFVIQKSKGDNLVRSLDETTKLPLWQLSEE